The DNA region TCATGATTGTTGCGACACTTATCACCCTTGGGTTAACGGCACTTTTCTATGGAAATGCGGGCGATCAGAGAGGGTGTCTCTTTTTTCTCCCCACTATTGTGGTGGTATGGTTACTCTACATCGTTGTATTCAAAAACCGCTTTGGCAACCTCAAGTAACGCGGAAAATTTTCCGGGAAAGAAAAAACCTGCGCCATAAAGGACAGGACCGCATGCGGCGCCCTCTTTACTTATAATCCCCCAGCTTTCCCCTGGGCACCTGGCAGCCGGGAAGGGCGAAATCCACAAGCTCATAGAGAGGCTTGGCGCCGAAGGATTCGAGATATTCTCCGCGCATGAGCTCTGCGAACCTCTCATAACAGCCCTCATGCCTCAGCATTTCGGCAGTCTCCCTTTCCAGGCCCCCTGCGAGTGCAAGGGCGATGGTGAAGGACCCGTCTATGGTCTTCACGTCCGCGACAGAGGTGCCGTCGTTGGTCCCCCCCTCGCCGGCGCCGAGGGGGCCCTGCATCCTGTCGGCCTGCAGCATGTTCAGAAGCCACGCAAGGCCGTAATCTCCTTTTATCTCACTGCGCGTCGCCACGCACTCAAGCACGAGGGGGAAGGCGCCGTAAAGGGCAAAGGTGTGGTTGTTCCTGAGAGGCAGGCTTGTGATGTCCTCGATGCCTGCCTTGTCGATATAGGCATCGCGGCTCAGAAGGCACGAGGTGGCAAAGCCCGGGTATCCCCTCTCGCGGGCATTCTGTGTGCGTATCTGCTCCCTGATGCGGAAAAGGCTCCTGTACTCGTGGAGATCACGGAGGGGAAGCACAAGGTATGCCCACTCTTCATGGGATGATCCATACCACCCCTCCCACGTGGTGCCGTACTTATTCTCAATGCGCTTCATCCTTATGTCGCTCCAGATCCGCTCCGCGGCGCCGGCAGGGAGTCCCTTCCCGAAGAGGCATACATACATGATCAGCATCATTCCCTCGTGCACGCCATGCTCTCCGGTGAGGTAGAGCAGTTTTCCGGGAGCATGCCCATAAGCGTACCCGCCTCCCGGAAGAGCGGTGAACCTGATGTCTGCTCTTACCTTTCCTGCCTTTGCGTCATAGAAAATCGGCACCACATTCTCCCTTATCCTGGCATTGTAAGCGTGGTATCTTTTGGCAAGAGCGCTGTAGCTATTGCGGGCCAGGACCCGCTCGGCCACGAGGAGTGTCCAGAGCCACTCCCCGTTGTCCAGGCCCGGGAACTCGTTCCGCCAGTCCCTGGTGGGTTTCACCTCGTCCTCGCAGATGTACCACGGGAGATAACCGGCATAGCCCGGGTTCTTCTTCAGGAACTGCTCGTAGCCGTCCATCTTTCTCTCCAGTATCTTTAACGCTTCCTGCGGTGCCCCTGAAGGATCTTTCGGCGATACCACCAGTGCGGCCCTGGAATCTCCCGTGAGGGCCTTCACGCAGAGCGCCACGTCGAGGCATTCCTTGGAAGGGGCAGAGAAGAGGCGCTGGCTCCCGGGCTTCCCCGTGATTTTGTCAAGGTTGAAGCCGTCATAGGAAAACCCTGTCCCGGGATGCCGGACAATGGAGAAGAATTCGCCCTCGTGGACAAGGTAGTTCTTTATGAAGTCCTCGGCCTTTTTCTGGTCGCTGAATACCTCATCAACAGTATAGTCCCTGGCAAAGCGCCAGGAGTGGCGGCTTCCCGCGTTCTCGGCACTGCAGGCGGCCTGGAGCGGGAAAATCAGGAATCCGAAGAAAAGGCATAAAAACGCGAAAAACACAGGGTTGCGGGCCCTCCGTGCTTCAGGTAATTCTCTTCTATGGTGACGATAGTGCATTGCTGCCGCTCCTCTCTGTGATGGTTTTTAGAAAGCGGGGCCCATGAAGGCTGCCCGCCTGAAAACGCCGCCGTCTGAATAATTATATACTCTGAGCTAAGGCTCCTGTAAAATGGGGACAGACTCTGATATTTACGATTTGTTCACACAAGGAGAACCCTGAAGGGCAAGCATGAAGGTTCAGGGCCTTTCTACTCTCGAATTATCATGCCATGCACATACTTGCTCTCTGCGGAAGCCCTCGAAAGAACGGGGTCACCTCCCGGCTCGCACAGGAGCCTCTGGCGTCCTGCTCGGAAAAAGGCCATCAGTGCGACACGCTGCACCTGGCGAAGAGATTATAGGGAAAGATGAGGAAAACGACATGCGCTTCATGAAGAACTGGTGGATAATCGCTGCATTGATGGCATGCGGCTCTCTTTTGACCTGCGATGTCTTTGCAGAACAGGCCAGCCCTCAGAAAGCCATATATAAGGTGAAATTCTACCGCGGCGACTACAAGGAGCGCCAGCAGAAAGCCATTGCCGATGGTGCAGTCTGCTATGTTGAGCAGCATTTCAACGCCACAGAAGACCCCGTGACGAACTACACCATGGTCCTCATCACCGACACCGCCTCGGCTTTCACCCGCTCCTGGGCCCAGTACTATGCCGATACCCTGTCAGAGAAGCTTTCCCTGAAGAAAGGGTATGACAACGGCATCAAGCTGCTCAAAGACGGGGACAGGGGGTATGGCAACCTCCGGCACTCGGCCATGCCGGCAATTCTGCTGGAGCCTTTTTTCCTGTCAAATCCCACGGGGCTTTCATGGGCTTCTTCAAAGCGGGATCTCCTCGCAGAGACCCTTGTGGAGAGCATTCATAGATTTTTCCCCCAGGGAGGGCTTGTGGCCTTTTCCGTGGGGCATCGCTATAAAACATCGAGGCCTGATGACAGGGGAGCGGGGCCTTACGGGGGAGTCAGTGAGACAGAGCTCATCGAGCCCGTCATGGAGCAGGCCGCGCGGATTCTGGATCCCTCGGCGTCACTCCCTTCCGAGGAAAACAAAGCCCGCTATTCTCCTGTATTTGATGAACTGTGCAGGACGGTGGCAGAACACTTCTACAATCCTGACTTTGTGACGAATGAATTCCCCCCCCTCAGGGAGCGCTGCAGGCAGAAAGCCACGAACTCTTCCTGCGACAGGGAGTTTTCCTCCACGGTAAACGCCATGCTCAGCGAATTCCATACTTCCCACACGGCCTATTACACAAAAGATGATGCCTCCTATTACCAGCTCGCCTCTATTTTCAAGGGCTCGGACGAGGTGAGGAAAATCTTCGGGGAGCATGAGATCCTCTATCCCGCCACAGGCCTCCTCACCAGGGAGCTGGAGGGGAAGACCTTTGTGGTGTCAGTGCTTGCAGGGAGCGCCGCAGAGCAGGCGGGGATTCTGCGGGGTGATGAGATCGTGGCTTCTGGCGAGAAAAACTTTCTCACGATGGAGGATTTCAAAGGGAAAGACGGCCTTCCCCTGAAAATCAGGAGAACCCGGAAAGAAGAACCCTTCGCGGTAAAGCTCGCTCCTCCCATGGTGGACCCCTCGAAAGAATTCCTGGAAGCCCAGCAGAAGAGCGTGAAGATTTTTGACGAGGGGCGGAAGAAGGTCGGCTATGTCCATATCTGGTCCTTCGCGGGGGACGAATATTACAAGGCTCTCTGCGACGCCCTCGTTGACGGGGCGCTGAAAGATACCGACGGCCTTATCCTGGACCTGCGGGAAGGCTGGGGCGGAGCTTCTCCCTCATATCTCGGCGTCTTCAACAGGGACATCC from Candidatus Eremiobacterota bacterium includes:
- a CDS encoding S41 family peptidase → MRHAAPGEEIIGKDEENDMRFMKNWWIIAALMACGSLLTCDVFAEQASPQKAIYKVKFYRGDYKERQQKAIADGAVCYVEQHFNATEDPVTNYTMVLITDTASAFTRSWAQYYADTLSEKLSLKKGYDNGIKLLKDGDRGYGNLRHSAMPAILLEPFFLSNPTGLSWASSKRDLLAETLVESIHRFFPQGGLVAFSVGHRYKTSRPDDRGAGPYGGVSETELIEPVMEQAARILDPSASLPSEENKARYSPVFDELCRTVAEHFYNPDFVTNEFPPLRERCRQKATNSSCDREFSSTVNAMLSEFHTSHTAYYTKDDASYYQLASIFKGSDEVRKIFGEHEILYPATGLLTRELEGKTFVVSVLAGSAAEQAGILRGDEIVASGEKNFLTMEDFKGKDGLPLKIRRTRKEEPFAVKLAPPMVDPSKEFLEAQQKSVKIFDEGRKKVGYVHIWSFAGDEYYKALCDALVDGALKDTDGLILDLREGWGGASPSYLGVFNRDIPLLVMIDRKGARHTFDSVYRKPVVVLINGRSRSGKELLAYGFKKYGLGTLIGEKTAGATMAGRVFALSDGSLLFLAVCATRIDGEELEGKGVAPDIEVPQEVRYSGGEDRQLRRALEWMRETLK